CAAACCTCGAGCTTGCCTTTCATGTAAAAGAAGCTGCCACACTGCACTTTTGTCGCCAAATAATATATGGAACAAAGCTTTGGGGCTTATGTCGAGAATCTTTTCTGTCACTAAAACAAGATCACCTTGTGGAACAAACTCCACGGGTTGGGCTGGGAGTCTGAATTTAGCAATATCCCGACCACGGCCAGTCCTGCCTCCATCCAGCTCAAGGTCTTTGTCAATGTAAATAGGGAGTCGAATGTCCTTTGCATGACTCGGGTCTGTAGGCTTGCCCCCATCGTTTTTGGTGTCTGCAAGTCCGGACGAGATTTCTTCCAAGCTATCTGCACTGGAATTTCGGACTGGGGGCCCAATATCCATCTTGAGTAGTGCTTTGATCAACGATTCCAATGTCAATTGCTCGACAGCAGTGGAGCCTTGGATCAAGAAATTGAGCCGTTTTTGGAGAAGTCGGAGAGGTTCAAGGAAAGTTTTGATCGTAACCCGACCAGGATTTTCACTGCCCAAGGGTGGAATAGTatgaaggaaaaggaagtcaCAGTCTCGCCCAGGAGCTGCAGTTACCTCCTTGATGCTCTCCAAAGACACACCGGTAGTCAAAACCAGTCCGAAATGATGACTGTAAAAGTAGATGTTCCTTGTTGTAACATAAGCTCGTCCAGGGAACTCTTGCTGGTCGTTAGGGCTCCAGGTGGCTCTAAATACCAAGACCAATGCTTCGTCTCTCTTGACGTCCGGGAAAAGCAATCTGAACTGAGCATCTTGAATCCTCAATTGTTGAGGATATGAGCTAGGATAATCATGCTCGATACCCAGTGAAACTTGCGTGAGCTTAAcatcatctccatcaagGCTTACTGTCTGTCTGTGGCGTGGACCTAATTGCTGTCGGGGTGTTGCTGAAGCACCCGCCGCATCGGGCTGTGCAGCTGTCCTGCGTGTTGAGGCATCACCCAAGGTAGAAGACAACCGGCCTTCTGGGGTTTCCTCAGACACCCCATCAATATTGTGTTGTTCCCGTTGAATCTTGTTCATGAACCCCCAGTTAGAGCTACCCCACAGGTTGGCCATCATGCCACTTGGCATACCACCTGTGCTATCAGAGACACCCAATCCAATTCCTCTTTCATTGCTCACAACCACTGCCGCCCTGCTCATGTTTGTGGGTGCCGGGGGGTTGGCGAGCGTGGCAGGGGCAAGACTTGAGCCAGGCTCATCCACATCGCTTAAACTGCGGCCTCGGTTAGCTTCAACGTTGGGTGGACCGGTGTTGCTGGAAGGGAGTATGTTGTGGCTGGCTGAGATGAGACTAGCTATTCCACCTGCAGGGCCGAGAATGGAAGGAGATAATGGAGCCGCGTTGTTCGATCTGCGGTGAAGATCCAACTTTTGGATGAGTCTAGAGGTATGCTCTCTTGCAAGTTCTCTTGCAGAGCTCTCACTATCCAAGCCTGTGGGTCTTCTACCACTTCCAATATCGGTACTATTCCTCGTAGTATATCCATCACGGTCGGGAACAGGAAGCGTCATACTGCGATCTCCCGCTCCGGGCTCATCGTTTGTGTGGGGGGTAAGAGAGTCTGCAGGGTCTGCAGCGAACTCGGAAGCCGGAGGctgagaaattgaaaatgcaGGATCTTGAACCGTGACTTTTCCAGAAACTGAAAGATCAGTGCTTGCGGGGTTTTCCAACGCTTTCTGCTTGGCCGCCTCGAATGCACCAAGCCATTCCATCAGCTCCTTTTGGTTATCTGCCTGCAGCAGAATCGTGTTGTTCTTGGTCTTCACTTGGAAGCAGAATCTGCGTTCCTCCTGGAATGCAGGACGGATACTGCAGAGTAATACACCGATTCTTTCGCTCTCTTCAACGCCGCCGGTACGAGAACCCTGTACAAGACACCCAAATATGCCGTGCTTGAGAAAGGCCCACCGCTTGACCCAAACAGTTCGAGTGGGCTTTCCTGAAAATATGCGCAAATAGAGCCAGCCTTGCTTCTCCGGTCTCATGTCTTTGCTTAAGTTAAGTGTCGAAATAGGACGAGAGCCAAGGTACGGAACCGTCGAGAGATTATAATCCTCCAGTTCGCGAGACGGTCGAGCGGCAAACTCTGCGGCTTCCTCAATGTGCTTCCGGGTGGAAAGCAGCTCTCGTTTGGATGATTTCTCACTTCCTTCCATCTCATGAAGCCAACCCTTGATACGATCCATCTCACGGGTCCATTTCGAGAAGGTCCCGCTGTTGTGGTCGTGAAATCCCCGGAATTCTCGCCATTGATCGCAGGATACCTTGACCAGAAGTCGGTCAAGTGCATTTCGTACTTGAGGACCCTTTACTGAATAGTCCATTGCCGCTTTCAGGTAAGCCTTGTGGGCTTCGTGCAGTTGGAACGCTTCTTCTCTCAGGGCCGATGCCTCCTTGGACTTTGACTGTGAGGCATACCGAGCTTGGAGGTAATCGTACGATTTCTGGGTTTGATCGAGGCTGCGACGGATTTCCTATGGCCGTATCAGATAATTCTGCACAAAAGCAAACTGGTTCAGGGGCTCCTCAATACCTTAAAATGCCGCAGATCCTCTTGCATGAAATCTCGAATGGGTTCGGAAATCAACGACTCCAACTTTCTGGTTGTTGTGATGAGTCCACTCCAAATATCTTTAGATCCCTCACCACACCTCCTCATAGCCAAAAGTGTGTAATCGTGGTCAACGACCGCTTCCGAAACAACGAGGGGATGTGTCGAGTAGGAAAGGAAATTATTCACTACACTTTCCAGAGTGGTCAGCTCGCAGGAGAGCTTCGTTGCAGCTTTTGCATATCCGTCGAGCCATTTCTCTATAAAATCGATCTGTTCGGAGAAATGGAGGGTGGTAGCACGAAAGGTGGGCGAGTCGAGGGCAGCTTCTTTTAGACCAACCGGGCTGAAAATGGACGTACACATTAGCATTTAAAGGGGGAAAAATCTAATATCACAAATTAGATACTCACACAACGCTCACGAGCTTCCCAAGTTGGGGTAACGGGGTTTCTGCTTGAGTCGACATCTAGTGTATGTCTCCAGCCATACACTTGACGCGAGGAAAGACCGAAACGCGAGATGTGTGGATATTCTTTCTCTTATTCATGCGGCTTGGTGATCAATTCAACTTAAAGGCGTGGAGAGAGCCCACGTGTATGATTTGATGGCTTGTAGCGGTCTCGACTTTGCCCGAGACCTCCCCCTTCTTGCTCAGGTGGGCCTCCGGATGATCTAATTGGCTACGTCAGGGATGGGGCTCCTGACTTGGTGCCTGATATTCATGGCACACAGTTATAAGGCGGTTCCTCTGAAGAGGGCGGtgtgagtttttttttctttctgccAATTGGACATTTCACCGAATCGGCCTGTAATCACATCCCTGATCACACAAAATGGAGCCTCCATCTA
The nucleotide sequence above comes from Penicillium digitatum chromosome 1, complete sequence. Encoded proteins:
- a CDS encoding Transcription factor SipA3, putative — encoded protein: MSTQAETPLPQLGKLVSVVPVGLKEAALDSPTFRATTLHFSEQIDFIEKWLDGYAKAATKLSCELTTLESVVNNFLSYSTHPLVVSEAVVDHDYTLLAMRRCGEGSKDIWSGLITTTRKLESLISEPIRDFMQEDLRHFKEIRRSLDQTQKSYDYLQARYASQSKSKEASALREEAFQLHEAHKAYLKAAMDYSVKGPQVRNALDRLLVKVSCDQWREFRGFHDHNSGTFSKWTREMDRIKGWLHEMEGSEKSSKRELLSTRKHIEEAAEFAARPSRELEDYNLSTVPYLGSRPISTLNLSKDMRPEKQGWLYLRIFSGKPTRTVWVKRWAFLKHGIFGCLVQGSRTGGVEESERIGVLLCSIRPAFQEERRFCFQVKTKNNTILLQADNQKELMEWLGAFEAAKQKALENPASTDLSVSGKVTVQDPAFSISQPPASEFAADPADSLTPHTNDEPGAGDRSMTLPVPDRDGYTTRNSTDIGSGRRPTGLDSESSARELAREHTSRLIQKLDLHRRSNNAAPLSPSILGPAGGIASLISASHNILPSSNTGPPNVEANRGRSLSDVDEPGSSLAPATLANPPAPTNMSRAAVVVSNERGIGLGVSDSTGGMPSGMMANLWGSSNWGFMNKIQREQHNIDGVSEETPEGRLSSTLGDASTRRTAAQPDAAGASATPRQQLGPRHRQTVSLDGDDVKLTQVSLGIEHDYPSSYPQQLRIQDAQFRLLFPDVKRDEALVLVFRATWSPNDQQEFPGRAYVTTRNIYFYSHHFGLVLTTGVSLESIKEVTAAPGRDCDFLFLHTIPPLGSENPGRVTIKTFLEPLRLLQKRLNFLIQGSTAVEQLTLESLIKALLKMDIGPPVRNSSADSLEEISSGLADTKNDGGKPTDPSHAKDIRLPIYIDKDLELDGGRTGRGRDIAKFRLPAQPVEFVPQGDLVLVTEKILDISPKALFHILFGDKSAVWQLLLHERQARDIKQGPWASTELRHLRREFHYNIGTTDILGRTHENALSDYQIIDVLNDHLCYVVTDKKTPWHLPFRRSFRLVSKVVITFQAKSKSKLAIYTKVEWLWSPYGLRNVIDKKASDDLEQDALDLVDLVSDQVRRLGAHSRTKKAITIFGHVGRQSHVSHFSGAGSNLKLEPRKPRTQRAMHELLLETFLSFLETSVSFLMMWAFDVVRWSWKTVSAHKIILTMLATSALLNGYYSSRDSWDWWHERHAGNFMARLGVQPNLVMSKSIYMRDIDDAVANTTIWPGTGNTSDCFATFHEQTMRYSEMPLSLSASGPRDALTKSAIKRFQQTRERLGLYRHNLLVALRVVNSIEKEVIQTEWERWLREEVRRCRQVEVLLGKEATQGEDSQTGRTAKAERVFAEHADNVKQWYEEYCSSCRMEQEQVISNGRGDLIP